In Pelodiscus sinensis isolate JC-2024 unplaced genomic scaffold, ASM4963464v1 ctg34, whole genome shotgun sequence, the genomic stretch gagtacgcgggcagCGACCAGCTTTGGGCAGGCCTCATCACCACACTATGCGACCACATCGAAAgacactttggtctcctacctaTGAGTGTTTTCAGGGCTGTAGGTAAGAAATCTGGCATCATTGAaggaccaggggatcaggaatgggttatcaagaagttcctcttcctcccgctgtgggctACTGTGATCTTTCTGAGCGTGGTAGCCATTGGCATGGGCGTTTTCCTCCTAGTGCTTGGCATGCACATTGGAGATGCCTCACGAGATGCCATAGCTGttgtggaaggcattggggtgatgGCCATTGGCCTCTCTGCAGTTACTGCCATAAAGTTCACCTTCCCAGTGGTACGAAACATCATCGTCACCCAGAagtgccagctggagagacagatgaaccggACGgatctcagcgcacagctgggcttcatgagcagCGTGAAAAAGGAAGTCAGGACAATTACCAGGTTCCTGCAGttcatggagatcttccagcggcagaagctgcgggtggtgctggagatcacccacttggacaGGTGCAGCCCCGACAGGGTGGTTGGCGTCCTcaatgccatgaacatcctcctctcagacaaTGATGCCCCGTTCATCTCCATCTTGGCTGTTGACCCAAGCATCATTGttgactgcgtggaaagctccacaTGTGTGAagggtatggccaacaacggctacaaGTTCTTAAACCGCATTGTTACCCTGCCCTTCTGTGTCCCTCAAATGGACTGTGACACCAAGAATGGCCTGATCAGGGACATTATTGACCGCAGGAAGCCACAAGTGAAAGAGCTAGAGGTGAAGAAAGCTAACCCTTACTTCCTCTCCAACCCTCACTATGATCCTGCCACCCATGATGCAATGAATCCAGTTACAGATGACAGCTGCACACCTCTCCTCCCTGACGTCAGAACCCAGCAGTCAGAAACTGGAAGCTACGGGAAAGATATCCGAACCAAAGAACTAATTCAAGCTTTTGACCACCTCCTTGATGAGTCCTTGAAGGAATTTATGCCGGATAACATGGTGCAAATGCAGCGCATCGTAAACAccatcaccatcaccatcacACTACTGAAGAGTAACCTCTTCAAGGACAcggtgtgtccgaagaaggtggtggaatgggtgctccttgccaaccagtggccgtgccgtctgagctggctgtTGCAGTGCATCGAAGATGAGAAGCAGAGGAGCAGAATGGGCAGTTGCCAAGAAAGCCCGCTCCGCCCAGACATGTCTCTGTGCGAGGTCTatgagaagtacatggaagagctggacaagctgaaaggccagatggaaaagctgctggaactggaccaggatcccgagctctTCAGCCTCCTGTGCCGCaagtttcgggtggaggaggccaaCTCGTACCtgcccttcacggtcaatttagACTTGTCCTTGAAAAGGCATATGGAGCTGCAACGCGGCAGCCACAGCTTGAAACAGACCAAGACGATCACAAGCTCAGTGTGACAGTTCCcatccatgctttatgaaaattggcttatgaatatcaACATGCATAACTCAagagatgctttagacaaaatgcctcatgtaacctatcgatTTTAATATTACAATCTGCTGGCTCTGTATACTCAATTTAGTTctgtgtatcattcttgtatgtgaagtgaCAAATATAAAGTGTGGATCTCTGTATAGtcctaaatgtgctaatgaaggcCATTACTGGTGCCCCGGAAGCCTAATGACTAGGGAACAACTCAATGACTTGTAAACAGGCATGTTTGTCCTGTATGTCCAAAGGTAAGTAGACTAGAAAGATGTGACAATTCCACAGGATAatgggaatccattttgaacctggtgTTTTCCCATAGGAAGGAGTGATGTCAAACAAAGGGTTCTGGCCCTTGCGAAGAGGCATTGAATCTGTCTAGCCAAATCTAAGAGGAAACAgaaattttcaggtatctaaaaaggtgtcacaaggaggaaagagaaaaattgttctctttggcctctgaggataggacaaaaagcaatgggcttaaatttcagcaagggaagtttaggttcgacattaggaaaaacttcctaactgtcagggtggttcaacactggaataagttgcctagggaggttgtggaatctccatctctggagatatttaagagcagttagatagacatctatcagggatggtctagacggtactgggtcctgccgtgagggcaggggactggactcgatgaccactcaaggtcccttccagttctagtgttgtatAATTCTATGAAATTTGGAGtgctggagacccaagtcagaatcatctttcatttgaaaattaggcctgaaataagaacatgTTCTTAGGGTAAGAAGTTACATATGgtaagtttgggtatgtctagactgtatctctctgttggcagagggatgcagattaggcaggtcgacattgcaaatcaagtggggatttaaataccccatgcctaatttgcattaaaatggctgccgtttttgcTGACTCCAcgctttgttggcaaaaagcggcagtctagagggggatctgttgagaaacaaagcctttttcgacagatcccttatgcctcctgcaaggaggtttacaagatctgtgaaaaaaggctttctttctcgacagatccccctgtAGACTGCCGCTTCTTACTGACAAAGTGCTGGGTTGccaaaaatggtggccattttgatgcaaattaaaaacaggatatttaaatccccgcttcatttgcaatgttgacctacctaatctgcatccatttgccaacagagggatgcagtctagacataccttttgtTAGTGAATTAGAACCAGCTATGCATTTCCTATgcattttaattttgtaacttACTTGGATTggtctgttttcatttgcaatctCTTAAACCCTACTGTTTTTACTTAATAAAAGctcttttgtttactatcaagcccagtgtaaataattgttacctggggggagcAACCACTGGCCATACCCCTCTTTCTTTAATAAAAGAAGCTTACCCAGTGAACTTACCCAGAGTAATTTGGGGGTTTGAGCCCTTTTGGGGGTTGATTTCCTGGGCGCTCTGCTCTAGAACCGCATCCACCCAGAGCTTAAGTGTCTCTTTTGCTCCTCAGGGGAATGGTAaccacaactctgtgccttgcctgggggagaccagaggaccTGTCCCATCCAGACAGGGTGgtgggaagccccagagagcaagaaggtgggtgTCACTGTCCTCTGACATGCCCATTGCCCTTCTTTGGGTCTTTGTCTTGCTTCCCCAGCAAAGTGTCACTTGGTCGCATCTCTCTCTGGGTTCTCGGGTTGCAAAGAGGATCATTGCCTATGTGCCAGCAGCTGGctcacctgctctgcccctccccaagtCTCAGCAAGTCAAACACCCTTATCCCCACTGTGACGGGTTAACTCACAGAAGTTCCCGTAGGGGTGTCCCCCGTGTACTGATCATTCCACTGAGCcgaccttcctgctctctggggcatcCCAGCACTCTGTCCTGATGAGCTAGCTCTGCTCTCCCCAGTCAAGGCACAGAGTCTGAGTTACCACCTGTTTTGCTTGGCTCCCCCCTTTATatcccagtcttctctttcccactcTTTCTAACCTTCCTGCCTTTTCCTCCTCTGGGACAAACAAGAATCCGCCCGACCCTGCAGACTTTTGTTATAACCAAACACAATGGCAGCTGCATCTACCAAAAAGAATTGAACCCCTTTTCAATGAGCATACCCCTGTTTGAACAAGGGAAGCTGTTACAAGATGGCTGGGCTACACAGAAACAGAGGACCTGAAAATCAGTCGGTGGCGGAAGATGTTTGTTTTGGCTTCTGCTGCTCTGTAATTTTTCTTTGAGCTTTCAGATCTCATTCTTAATACCCTGCCACTGACACGCTGTCCCTTGTGCACGTGGTATTGGGTCCCCTCAGAAGCCGCTGTGGGATTGGCATGATtactttatatttttgaaaagcacagtctgaaaaaaaaattccctctgGGGATCTGCTCAGAGCAAGTCAGCTCTCGTGAAGTGGGTCCCCTTTCTTTGCTGTGCTTTGCTCGCTCCTACACTTCTTTGTGAGCCTGCTATGGAAGTGCTGTTGAGGGCATGAAAGGGAGCAAGTATGCCACCCACCCCACTAGTGTTTATATCTTTGTATGCTGGAGCTGAAAATAACCGCCTAGTTGAGGTGGCACTACACATTTCAGTTTaagaggatttttaaaattatatttcatAAAAAGCCTCAAAAATGGATTCATAGGTTTCAAGAGCAGATGGGGACATTACGATCAGCCTCTCTGACCGCCTGCATAGTACAAGCCAGTGAATCTCAATGCAGGGATTCCCATTTCAAACCCATAGCTTTGATTGGGCTAGggatataagggtatgtctacactaccctcctagttcgaactaggagggtaatgtaggcataccgcacttgcaaatgaagcccgggatttgaatttcccgggcttcatttgcataaactgggcgccgccatttttaaatccctgtttgttcgaaccccgtgccatgcggctacacgcagcatgaactaggtagttcagactaggcttcctagtccgaactaccgttactcctcggtcCCTGtatccccttggcttttagtaaaccttcccataccTCCTATTTAATATGAaaagaaataaattctagactctagaatccttgagactattgctccatgttctaccatctgtctctactgagaaccgcctctctccatcctctttggaacctccctttagggtagttaaaggctgctatcaaatctctcctcactcttttgcagactaaacaagctcaaatctctcagggtatgtctacactagccaccctagttcaaactagggttgctaatgtagtcattcgaacttgcaaatgaagcctgggatgaaaatattctgggctttatttgcatgttcccgggcgccgcaatttttaaatgcctggtagttcgaactaaattaaattaaagctcctaattcgaactactgttactcctcactgcaaatttccacttcttgtaagcttcctttttgtatttaagctcaccaaggatttcactgctaagtcaagctggttgcctaccatatttgcttttctgctgtgccttcaataaggcttctttaaaatttagccagctctcctggattcctttccccttcatgttagcatcccaggggatcctgctcatcagttccctgagggagtcaaagtctgcttttctgaagtccagggtctgtattttgctgctctcctttcatcaggatcctgaaatcgaccctctcatgatcactgcttcccaggttgccacccacatctacttcccctattaattCCTCTCTTTtggtgagcagcaggtcaaattgtgcatggcctctggtTGCTTTCTTTAGCTCTTGTCctaggaagttatccccaacattctccaaaaacttcctggattgtctgtatactgctgtattggtctcccaataaatgtcagggtgattaaagtcccccatgagaaccagtgATCTGGAAGTTTCTCTTAGCAGTCTGATAAAAgactcatctacctcatccacctgttTTGGAGGTCTGTAGTagataccaaccacaacatcacctctgttgctcccacctctaagcttaacccaaagactctcaacaggcttttctctctatatatatattcagGAGCTCTGAGCAATTACACTGGTCTGTTACATACAGTGCGACgactccaccttttctcccctgcctgtccctgctgaacagtttatacccttccatgacagtgctccaatcatgtgagtcatcccaccaagtcgcCGTTATTCtgatcaaatcatagttctttcaCTGCTCCAGGACTTCTAAtgcttcctgcttgtttcccagaCTTCTTGCGTTCAGGGTTTAGATAATTAGCTGATTGCCCTACATTCTCCGTTTGAATCAGAGGTCCTCTCCTGTTGCACCTTCCtctttgtgtttcttcccagtatcccacttccctatttacctcagagcttaggtcaccatcccctgacaaacctagtttaaagaccGGCCTTCCCTCAAACAGTGGTGGAATCTTCAGGGCCCAACGTTCCACTCCACAGCGTCTTCCCACCACAGCCACCCTTCTCTCCAACTGCCGCGGAACCTTCAGGGCCCAACGTTCCGCTCCACAGTGCCTTCCCATCCCCGCTGGCCTTCCCTCCAACTGCCGCAGAACCTTCAGGGCCCAACGTTCCGCTCCACAGTGCCTTCCCACCCCCGCTGGCCTTCCCTCCAACTGCCGCAGAACCTTCAGGGCCCAACGTTCCGCTCCACGGCGCCTTCCCATCCCCGCTGGCCTTCCCTCCAACTGCCGCAGAACCTTCAGGGCCCAACGTTCCGCTCCACAGTGCCTTCCCACCCCCGCTGGCCTTCCCTCCAACTGCCGCAGAACCTTCAGGGCCCAACGTTCCGCTCCACGGCGCCTTCCCACCCTCGCCAGCCTTCTCTCCAACTGCCGCAGAATCTTCAGGGCCCAACGTTCCGCTCCACGGCGCCTTCCTACCCTCGCCAGCCTTCCCTCCAACTGCCGCAGAACCTTCAGGGCCCAACGTTCCGCTCCACGGCGCCTTCCCACCCTCGCCAGCCTTCTCTCCAACTGCCGCAGAACCTTCAGGGCCCAACGTTCCGCTCCACAGTGCCTTCCCATCCCCGCTGGCCTTCCCTCCAACTGCCGCAGAACCTTCAGGGCCCAACGTTCTGCTCCACATCGCCTTCCCACCCTCGCCGGCCTTCCCTCCTACTGCCGCGGAACCTTCAGGGCCCAATGTTCCGCTCCACAGCGCCTTCCcacccccgccggccttccctcCAACTGCCGCGGAACCTTCAGGGCCCAACGTTTCGCTCCACGGCACCTTCCCATCCCGCCGGCCTTCCCTCCAACTGCCGCGGAACCTTCAGGGCCCAACGTTTCGCTCCACAGCGCCTTCCCATCCCGCCGGCCTTCCCTCCAACTGCCGCGGAACCTTCAGGGCCCAACGTTCCACTCCACGGCGCCTTCctacccccgccagccttccctcCAACTGCCGCGGAACCTTCAGGGCCCAACGTTTCGCTCCATGGCGCCTTCCCATCCCGCCGGCCTTCCCTCCAACTGCCGCGGAACCTTCAGGGCCCAACGTTTCGCTCCACGGCGCCTTCCCATCCCGACGGCCTTCCCTCCAACTGCCGCGGAACCTTCAGGGCCCAACGTTCTACTCCACGGCGCCTTCCcacccccgccggccttccctcCAACTGCCGCGGAACCTTCAGGGCCCAACGTTCCGCTCCACGGCGCCTTCCcacccccgccggccttccctcCAACTGCTGCGGAACCTTCAGAGCTCAACATTCCGCTCCACGGCGCCTTCCCACCCCCGCCGGCTTTCTCTCCAACTGCCGCGGAACCTTCAGAGCTCAACGTTCCGCTCCACGGCGCCTTCCCACCCCCGCGGGCCTTCTCTCCAACTGCCGCAGAACCTTCAGGGCCCAACGTTCTGCTCCACGGCGCCTTCCCACCCTCGCCAGCCTTCTCTCCAACTACCGCGGAACCTTCAGGGCCCAACATTCCGCTCCACGGCGCCTTCCCACCCTCGCCAGCCTTCTCTCCAACTGCCGCGGAACCTTCAGGGCCCAACGTTCTGCTCCACGGCGCCTTCCCACCCCCGCCGCCCTTCTCTCCAACTGCCGCGGAACCTTCAGAGCTCAACATTCCGCTCCACGGCGCCTTCCcacccccgccggccttccctcCAACTGCTGCGGAACCTTCAGAGCTCAACATTCCGCTCCACGGCGCCTTCCCACTCCCGCCGGCCTTCTCTCCAACTGCCGCGGAACCTTCAGAGCTCAACGTTCCGCTCCACGGCGCCTTCCcacccccgccggccttccctcCAACTGCCGCGGAACCTTCAGGGCCCAACGTTCTGCTCCACGGCGCCTTCCCACCCTCGCCAGCCTTCTCTCCAACTGCCGCGGAACCTTCAGAGCTCAACATTCCCCGCAACAGGGACCCCGGGGTCATCTCTGATTACCAAGGCACCTTGAGGGTCCCTAAtcccatccagcccccccccccccagctccacagagcGCTCAGGGCTCAACATCCCACCTGACTTCAACTCCCCTCCAGCCCCGGACCCCTCGGGGTCCcctgtgcccttccccccagcccggTTTCCAAGCAACGTTCAGAGCCTCGAGGTTCCACTAGGCAACCTCCCCCTTTTCCGGCCCGCTGCACCTTTCGTATCAGCCTCCCTTCCCGCCCACCCGCCGCCAGCTGGGGAGACTACGACTCCCAGCATGCCATTCTCTGACACGGGCGCCGGAGGCGCCGGCTCCCGGCTCCCGCCCTCGCGAGACCAGGGCCGCCAATCCCACGACTTGACAGGCTGGAGAACCTATCGCGTCGCGCCTGCGTCGGAAGGAGGCGTGGCGATCGCGAGTGACAGGCGCGGTGACCAATGCGCCCGGGCGCGCCCCCCCATGCGGGGGCGGTGCTTGCGTGAGCGACATCCCAGACAGCCTATCGCCGTTGGGACGTCGC encodes the following:
- the LOC112545216 gene encoding NTPase KAP family P-loop domain-containing protein 1-like isoform X1, which produces MSVMVSHAQEPQTLQNIYCLALANVLYTVPTPAIVGLYAPWGRCKILLLKKIKEFMVNEEFQQTQKTQCWASGLNLLKLLFLMIFYRPVLTGQQKWRRNVKHVFIHFSAWEYAGSDQLWAGLITTLCDHIERHFGLLPMSVFRAVGKKSGIIEGPGDQEWVIKKFLFLPLWATVIFLSVVAIGMGVFLLVLGMHIGDASRDAIAVVEGIGVMAIGLSAVTAIKFTFPVVRNIIVTQKCQLERQMNRTDLSAQLGFMSSVKKEVRTITRFLQFMEIFQRQKLRVVLEITHLDRCSPDRVVGVLNAMNILLSDNDAPFISILAVDPSIIVDCVESSTCVKGMANNGYKFLNRIVTLPFCVPQMDCDTKNGLIRDIIDRRKPQVKELEVKKANPYFLSNPHYDPATHDAMNPVTDDSCTPLLPDVRTQQSETGSYGKDIRTKELIQAFDHLLDESLKEFMPDNMVQMQRIVNTITITITLLKSNLFKDTVCPKKVVEWVLLANQWPCRLSWLLQCIEDEKQRSRMGSCQESPLRPDMSLCEVYEKYMEELDKLKGQMEKLLELDQDPELFSLLCRKFRVEEANSYLPFTVNLDLSLKRHMELQRGSHSLKQTKTITSSV
- the LOC112545216 gene encoding NTPase KAP family P-loop domain-containing protein 1-like isoform X2 encodes the protein MVNEEFQQTQKTQCWASGLNLLKLLFLMIFYRPVLTGQQKWRRNVKHVFIHFSAWEYAGSDQLWAGLITTLCDHIERHFGLLPMSVFRAVGKKSGIIEGPGDQEWVIKKFLFLPLWATVIFLSVVAIGMGVFLLVLGMHIGDASRDAIAVVEGIGVMAIGLSAVTAIKFTFPVVRNIIVTQKCQLERQMNRTDLSAQLGFMSSVKKEVRTITRFLQFMEIFQRQKLRVVLEITHLDRCSPDRVVGVLNAMNILLSDNDAPFISILAVDPSIIVDCVESSTCVKGMANNGYKFLNRIVTLPFCVPQMDCDTKNGLIRDIIDRRKPQVKELEVKKANPYFLSNPHYDPATHDAMNPVTDDSCTPLLPDVRTQQSETGSYGKDIRTKELIQAFDHLLDESLKEFMPDNMVQMQRIVNTITITITLLKSNLFKDTVCPKKVVEWVLLANQWPCRLSWLLQCIEDEKQRSRMGSCQESPLRPDMSLCEVYEKYMEELDKLKGQMEKLLELDQDPELFSLLCRKFRVEEANSYLPFTVNLDLSLKRHMELQRGSHSLKQTKTITSSV